A region of the Salinisphaera sp. T31B1 genome:
CACGTTGTAGTCGATCGCGCGCTTGATGCTCACAAGTACTTTCATAGCCACCTTTTATTCGTGATGGACCGGTTGCGATCGAGCTCGCCCACCGGTGCGTGATTCAAAGATGCAAGGCCGGATCGAGCAATCGTACACTGTATACCGAACGCCTGCATCTCGCCTCCATGGCCTCCCGCCGCTACATATTGTAGTAGTTGGGGCCGGCCCCGCCTTCCGGCGTCACCCAGTTGATGATCTGATACGGATCCTTAATGTCGCAGGTCTTGCAGTGGACACAGTTGGCTGCATTGATCTTGAGTTCCTGCTCGCCGGCTTCGTTGTCGACCATCTCATAGACATTGGCCGGGCAGAACCGGGTACAGGGATTGCCGTACTCTTCGGTACAGCGCGTGGTGCAGATATCCGGCTCGAGAATCTGCAGGTGGACGGGCTGATCCTCGTCGTGTTCGGTCTGGGCGAAATATACCGAGGCGAGCCGGTCGCGGGGCGGCAGATCCCGCTTCACATAGCCCTGCGCTTCGTCCGGCGTCTGGTCTTCGAGTTCGCTGAGTTTCTTGGTCGCGCGCCAGTCGGCGTGGTTGTGCAGTGTCCAGGGCGACTTGCCGGCCACGACGGTTTCCCAGCCGGCGTTCATCAGCCCGACCCATTTGCCCTTGAAGAAACCGGGTCGGATGTTGCGCACCTTCTTGAGCTCGGCGCCCACGCTGGACGCGCGCAGTGCGGCATCATAGCCGTCGACCTTGCCGGTCTCGATGACGTGATCGGCGGCGATCATGCCGCTCTTCATGGCGGTATGGATACCCTTGATCTTGGGTACGTTCAAAGTGCCCCCGGCATCGCCGACGATTACCGCGCCGGGCATTTCCAGCTTGGGTAGCGACTGCCAGCCGCCTTCGACCAAGGCCCGCGCGCCGGCCGAGACGATCTCGCCGCCTTCGAGCAGCGGCTTGATCTTGGGATGCTGTTTGAGCTGCTGGAACGCCTCGAACGGCTTGAAGCGCGGGTCTTCATAATCGAGCCCGACCACGAAGCCGATGGCGATGCGATTGTCATCCAGGTGATAGATGAAGCTGCCGCCGTAGGTGTCGTTGGACAGCGGCCAGCCGATCGTGTGCTGGATCAACCCGGGCTTGCACTGGCCTTCAGGAACCTTCCAGAGTTCTTTCAGACCGATGCCGTAGGTCTGCGGATCGCAGTCCTTGTCCAGCTCGAATTTCTTGATCAGCTGCTTGGTGCAGTTGCCGCGACAGCCCTCGGCAAAGATCGTGATCGGTGCGTGGATTTCGATGCCGGGCGTGTAGCCATCCTTGGGATTGCCCTGACGGTCGAGCCCCATATCGGGCGTACGCACACCCTTGACCGCGCCGTTTTCGTCGAAGACGGCCTCGGCAGCGGAAAAGCCGGGATAAATCTCGACCCCGAGCGCCTCGGCCTTCGGCGCCATCCAGCTCATCATGTTGGCCAGCGAGACGATCACGTTGCCGTGGTTGTTCTGCTGCGGCGGTGTGGGCATCTTGGTGGCGCCATCGGCCTTGAGCATCCAGAACTCGTCGTCGGCCGCGTTTACGCAGATCGACGGCGGATCGTCACGCCAATCGGGAATGAGCTCGTCCAGCGGGCCGGTTTCGATGACCGCGCCGGCCAGGTTCTGCGCACCGACTTCGGATGCCTTTTCCAGCACACAGACGTTGCGCTCCGGATCCTTTTGCTTGATCCGCATCGCCGCCGACAGGCCCGCCGGGCCCGCACCGACGACGATCACGTCGTACTCCATTACATCGCGTTCTTGTTCAGTCATCGTGTTAAATGCTCGTCGCTAGAGAAAATGGCACCGATCAAATCGACGACACTTTAACGCCACCGGAGCGCGGGCGCGTCCGGAATACCGCGCATCGTTCAAAATGAAACGCCATTTTACGTTTTCGGCTTGTGCAATGCACGTATGCCGCCGTTACTGGCTCCGGGGAATCGTCTCGCGGTATCGATGCCCGATCACTCTATGCGATTCGCGGAGTAAATGAACAAACGATAATTCATGCCAGCCCAACCTTAGTTACTGCCGGACCGGACGAGCAGATGCCCGAAGCTGTCTGCCGGGTCGCCAGCTATACCTTCATCCCCGGCATGTTCAGCGAACTGCTGTTGCCGCCGTCGACCGGTAAGATCTGACCGGTGATATAGCTGGCATCGTCGCTAGCCAGAAACGCGATGGCCGCGGCGATCTCTTCCGGGCGGCCATAGCGCCCCAGCTCGCATCGGTTTCCGAGTTTGTGAGTCTTGTCATGGGCTTCGGCGTAGTCGAACACGCGCTGGGTCATGCCCGTCCGCACGAGGCCCGGGCAGACCGCGTTCACGCGGATGTTGTAGCTGCCCAGGTCGCAGGCGCTGGTCTGGGTGAGATTGATGATCGCGGCTTTCGATGCACTGTAGGCATTGCCGCCGGCGCCGGAGCGCAGGCCTGCCACCGAGGCCGTGTTGACGATCGCACCGCGACCAGCGCCGCACATCACGCGCGCCACCGCGCGGGTCAGATACATCGTACCCAGCAGATTGACATCCACGACGTCGCGCCAGGTCTGGCTGTCGTTGTCGGTTATCGGCGAGTAATCGCCGCCGGCCACGCCGGCGTTGTTGCACAGCACGTCGATACGTCCGTGTCGTTCCACCAGTTGGGCAACCAGTGCGGCGATGGCCTGTTCGTCGCGGACATCGACGCCGTGTCGCTCGTGTGTCGTGCCGGCCACAGGCAGGCCAGTGAACACATCGGCCAGTGCCTCGGTATTGCGATCGACCGCGATCACGGTCGCGCCCTCCTCGGCGAATCGTGCCACGCAGGCACGGCCGATACCGCTTGC
Encoded here:
- a CDS encoding electron transfer flavoprotein-ubiquinone oxidoreductase codes for the protein MTEQERDVMEYDVIVVGAGPAGLSAAMRIKQKDPERNVCVLEKASEVGAQNLAGAVIETGPLDELIPDWRDDPPSICVNAADDEFWMLKADGATKMPTPPQQNNHGNVIVSLANMMSWMAPKAEALGVEIYPGFSAAEAVFDENGAVKGVRTPDMGLDRQGNPKDGYTPGIEIHAPITIFAEGCRGNCTKQLIKKFELDKDCDPQTYGIGLKELWKVPEGQCKPGLIQHTIGWPLSNDTYGGSFIYHLDDNRIAIGFVVGLDYEDPRFKPFEAFQQLKQHPKIKPLLEGGEIVSAGARALVEGGWQSLPKLEMPGAVIVGDAGGTLNVPKIKGIHTAMKSGMIAADHVIETGKVDGYDAALRASSVGAELKKVRNIRPGFFKGKWVGLMNAGWETVVAGKSPWTLHNHADWRATKKLSELEDQTPDEAQGYVKRDLPPRDRLASVYFAQTEHDEDQPVHLQILEPDICTTRCTEEYGNPCTRFCPANVYEMVDNEAGEQELKINAANCVHCKTCDIKDPYQIINWVTPEGGAGPNYYNM
- a CDS encoding SDR family oxidoreductase — protein: MQRFSERSVIVTGAASGIGRACVARFAEEGATVIAVDRNTEALADVFTGLPVAGTTHERHGVDVRDEQAIAALVAQLVERHGRIDVLCNNAGVAGGDYSPITDNDSQTWRDVVDVNLLGTMYLTRAVARVMCGAGRGAIVNTASVAGLRSGAGGNAYSASKAAIINLTQTSACDLGSYNIRVNAVCPGLVRTGMTQRVFDYAEAHDKTHKLGNRCELGRYGRPEEIAAAIAFLASDDASYITGQILPVDGGNSSSLNMPGMKV